The following are encoded together in the Thalassomonas haliotis genome:
- the envZ gene encoding two-component system sensor histidine kinase EnvZ: MKLLPRSAFGQTVLLIGILLLINQVVSWVSMAIFYIQPNSQQIHQLLAKQIRVVFIDVKHSELSPAMAEAFQHETGIGLYREKDALQLGLAQAVYYPYRSDEMSKLLGGPAEVRITQGDEYLFWIRPPQAPRLWVKIPLTGLEEANFLPLLFFLSLIGVLSVAGGWLFVRQLNRPLKSLQRAAEEVGRGDFPEPLKERGTTEIAAVTQAFNHMSKGIKQLEDDRNLLMAGISHDLRTPLTRIRLATEMMSPEDDFFKEGIESDINDMNSIIDQFIDYIRHDTKDKAEPGDLNYLIEEVVHTETPPDRIIQFNAGELPEIPLRYVAVKRVVANLIQNALRYTEGGISIETGIESRLAGSGPAMKYAFFSVCDEGGGIPEDEIDRLFQPFTQGDKARGTEGSGLGLAIIKRIVDTHGGKVILSNREQGGLQAKVYLPLSH, translated from the coding sequence ATGAAGTTGTTACCACGCAGTGCGTTTGGCCAGACGGTTTTATTGATCGGGATTTTGCTGTTAATCAACCAGGTGGTGTCCTGGGTTTCCATGGCGATATTTTATATCCAGCCCAATTCTCAGCAAATCCATCAGCTGTTGGCCAAACAAATCCGGGTGGTGTTTATCGACGTCAAACACTCAGAGCTGAGTCCGGCGATGGCAGAGGCATTCCAGCACGAAACCGGCATCGGCCTCTACCGGGAGAAAGATGCCTTGCAGCTGGGTTTGGCGCAGGCGGTGTATTACCCCTACCGCTCCGATGAAATGAGTAAGTTGCTTGGCGGCCCGGCAGAAGTGCGTATCACCCAGGGAGACGAATATCTGTTCTGGATCCGGCCGCCGCAAGCACCGCGCTTATGGGTGAAAATCCCCCTGACCGGCCTCGAAGAAGCCAACTTCCTACCCTTATTGTTTTTCTTAAGCCTGATCGGCGTACTCAGTGTCGCCGGCGGCTGGCTTTTTGTCCGGCAGCTTAACCGGCCGCTGAAATCCCTGCAGCGGGCCGCAGAAGAGGTGGGGCGCGGTGATTTTCCCGAGCCGTTAAAAGAGCGGGGCACCACGGAAATAGCTGCGGTAACCCAGGCTTTTAACCATATGTCCAAAGGCATCAAACAACTCGAAGACGACCGGAATTTACTGATGGCGGGTATTTCCCATGATCTGCGTACCCCGCTGACCCGAATTCGCCTGGCGACAGAAATGATGTCCCCGGAAGATGACTTCTTTAAAGAGGGTATCGAAAGCGATATCAATGATATGAACAGCATCATTGATCAGTTTATCGATTATATTCGCCATGATACCAAAGACAAAGCCGAACCCGGCGATCTCAATTACCTGATTGAAGAAGTGGTGCATACCGAAACGCCGCCGGACAGAATTATCCAGTTTAACGCCGGTGAGCTACCGGAAATTCCCTTGCGTTATGTCGCGGTTAAACGGGTGGTGGCAAACTTGATCCAAAATGCCCTGCGTTATACCGAAGGCGGCATCTCTATTGAAACCGGTATCGAATCCAGGCTAGCCGGTAGCGGACCGGCGATGAAATATGCCTTTTTTAGTGTTTGTGATGAAGGGGGAGGTATCCCTGAAGACGAGATTGACCGTTTATTCCAGCCTTTTACCCAGGGGGATAAGGCGCGTGGCACCGAAGGCAGTGGCCTGGGTCTGGCGATTATCAAACGTATCGTTGACACCCATGGCGGCAAAGTGATCTTATCAAACCGCGAGCAGGGGGGTTTGCAGGCTAAGGTTTA
- the ompR gene encoding two-component system response regulator OmpR: MGHETPKILVVDDDMRLRALLERYLVEQGFTVRSAASADQMDRLLERENFHLLVLDLMLPGEDGLSICRRLRQNSNNIPIVMLTAKGDEVDRIIGLELGADDYMPKPFNPRELLARIKAVLRRRVQEAPGAPSLEENVISFGEYELNLATREMKKGDVNMPLTSGEFAVLKALITHPREPLSRDKLMNLARGRDYSALERSIDVQVSRLRRMLEEDPAKPRYIQTVWGLGYVFVPDGKEAV; the protein is encoded by the coding sequence ATGGGACATGAAACACCGAAAATTTTAGTTGTTGATGATGATATGAGATTGCGGGCTTTACTGGAACGTTATCTGGTCGAGCAGGGATTTACTGTGCGTAGCGCCGCCAGCGCCGATCAAATGGATCGTTTGCTGGAGCGGGAAAACTTTCACCTGCTGGTGCTGGACTTAATGTTGCCGGGGGAAGACGGCTTGTCTATCTGTCGCCGCCTGAGGCAAAACTCCAATAATATTCCTATTGTTATGCTGACGGCGAAAGGAGATGAAGTCGACCGCATTATTGGCCTGGAACTGGGCGCCGACGATTATATGCCGAAACCTTTTAATCCGCGCGAATTACTGGCGCGTATTAAAGCAGTACTCAGACGCCGGGTTCAGGAAGCGCCGGGCGCGCCTTCGCTGGAAGAAAATGTTATCAGTTTCGGTGAATACGAATTAAACCTTGCCACCCGGGAAATGAAAAAAGGCGATGTGAATATGCCGCTCACCAGTGGTGAATTTGCCGTGCTTAAAGCCCTGATCACCCACCCCAGGGAGCCTTTGTCCCGTGATAAATTGATGAACCTGGCCAGGGGACGTGATTACTCGGCGCTGGAGCGCAGTATCGACGTACAGGTTTCCCGTTTGCGCCGCATGCTCGAAGAAGATCCCGCCAAACCCAGATATATCCAAACCGTTTGGGGCTTAGGTTATGTCTTTGTGCCCGACGGTAAAGAAGCGGTATAA
- a CDS encoding TlpA disulfide reductase family protein, which translates to MSKLFAVCCYLYLATWAVSATAEQVETPANELARQLEQHSGKVIYLDFWASWCGPCRKSFPWMSKMQAQYQQQGFVVLSVNLDHNKQFADEFLQQVPADFPVIYDPRGELMKQYKIKGMPSSYLFDRSGDIIGLHAGFSEKKMPLYEQEIINALAR; encoded by the coding sequence ATGTCTAAACTTTTTGCTGTCTGCTGTTATCTATATCTGGCCACCTGGGCCGTTTCGGCTACTGCCGAACAGGTAGAAACGCCGGCTAACGAACTGGCCCGGCAATTAGAACAGCATAGCGGTAAAGTGATTTACCTGGATTTTTGGGCGTCCTGGTGCGGCCCGTGCCGCAAGTCCTTCCCCTGGATGTCAAAAATGCAGGCACAGTATCAGCAACAGGGCTTTGTTGTGCTCAGCGTCAATCTCGACCATAACAAGCAGTTCGCCGATGAATTCCTGCAGCAGGTACCGGCAGATTTTCCGGTGATTTACGATCCCCGGGGTGAGCTGATGAAACAATATAAAATAAAGGGCATGCCCAGCAGTTATTTGTTTGACCGTAGCGGCGACATCATCGGCCTTCATGCCGGCTTCAGCGAGAAAAAAATGCCTTTATATGAGCAGGAAATCATTAACGCCCTGGCCCGGTAA
- a CDS encoding PEP-CTERM sorting domain-containing protein (PEP-CTERM proteins occur, often in large numbers, in the proteomes of bacteria that also encode an exosortase, a predicted intramembrane cysteine proteinase. The presence of a PEP-CTERM domain at a protein's C-terminus predicts cleavage within the sorting domain, followed by covalent anchoring to some some component of the (usually Gram-negative) cell surface. Many PEP-CTERM proteins exhibit an unusual sequence composition that includes large numbers of potential glycosylation sites. Expression of one such protein has been shown restore the ability of a bacterium to form floc, a type of biofilm.): MKIFKTIFFTVIVFLLNLSFTFAGHLPPAICNVADVQLNSIQLLDGSPVVNVPPINSSECYGAFTGNNSLFTKPSNGNLGYDDDGWLNSQSAFWPGPGAFIEEADLLDLDGEGDVDDPGWIYLGKDEGGGFKGETSTDGVDSYTFIDDLLTMSNCLDKDDNNTNCVGGDAVKGDWAWTPPATNPQALLDLLGGLFFDQVAIIFKSGRQFAMYDFDIGDLGLDPVLAGDFNFAFTGTWDMSNTLGKHGLSNYSLWARDPTIEATDIPEPSTLGLLSLMVLLIALRQRQWLNR, encoded by the coding sequence ATGAAAATATTCAAAACAATATTTTTTACTGTTATTGTTTTTTTGTTAAACCTTTCTTTTACCTTTGCCGGTCATTTGCCCCCGGCCATTTGTAATGTCGCAGATGTTCAGCTTAATAGTATCCAGCTGCTTGATGGCAGCCCGGTGGTAAATGTTCCGCCGATCAACTCCAGTGAGTGTTATGGTGCCTTTACCGGCAATAACAGCCTTTTTACTAAACCCAGCAATGGTAACCTGGGTTATGATGATGATGGCTGGTTAAACAGCCAATCTGCATTCTGGCCAGGCCCCGGGGCTTTTATTGAAGAAGCCGATTTGCTCGACCTGGATGGCGAAGGTGATGTCGATGATCCCGGCTGGATTTATCTGGGTAAGGATGAAGGTGGCGGTTTTAAGGGGGAAACCAGCACAGATGGCGTCGATTCCTATACCTTTATCGATGATTTGCTGACCATGAGCAATTGCCTGGATAAAGATGATAACAACACTAACTGTGTCGGAGGTGATGCCGTTAAAGGTGATTGGGCCTGGACACCGCCGGCGACAAACCCGCAGGCACTGCTGGATTTACTCGGCGGTTTGTTTTTTGACCAGGTGGCGATTATCTTCAAAAGCGGCAGGCAGTTTGCCATGTATGATTTTGATATTGGTGATCTCGGGTTAGATCCTGTGTTAGCCGGTGACTTCAATTTTGCTTTTACCGGCACCTGGGATATGAGTAATACCTTAGGTAAGCATGGTCTGTCTAACTATAGCTTATGGGCCAGGGATCCGACTATCGAAGCCACAGATATTCCCGAGCCATCGACTTTGGGGTTATTGAGTTTAATGGTGTTGTTGATCGCCCTCAGGCAAAGGCAGTGGTTGAATCGATAA
- a CDS encoding DUF938 domain-containing protein encodes MLNFSPSCERNQGYILTELEQLFAPVSRVLELGSLSGQHALHFASGLPHLSWQPSDLMENLPALRENIQQGGVENCLSPIALDVTFAGDWPEKQYSGIFTANTLHIMSWPSVVQMFEHLPKVCLPDALLTVYGPFKYQGAYTSDSNASFQQWLQDRDPLSGIRDFEAVDRLARQQGFELISDIRMPANNQLISWQKLG; translated from the coding sequence ATGTTAAATTTTTCACCTTCATGTGAACGTAATCAGGGTTATATCCTAACGGAACTCGAACAGTTGTTTGCGCCTGTTAGCCGGGTACTTGAGCTGGGCAGTTTATCGGGACAACACGCTTTGCACTTTGCATCCGGTTTACCTCATTTGAGTTGGCAGCCATCCGATCTGATGGAAAACCTCCCGGCATTAAGAGAAAATATCCAGCAGGGGGGCGTCGAAAATTGCCTGTCGCCGATTGCTTTAGATGTTACCTTCGCCGGAGACTGGCCGGAAAAGCAATATAGCGGCATTTTTACCGCCAATACCCTGCATATTATGTCCTGGCCATCTGTTGTGCAGATGTTTGAACATTTACCAAAAGTTTGCCTGCCGGATGCCTTGCTGACGGTTTATGGGCCTTTTAAATATCAGGGGGCTTATACCAGCGATAGCAATGCCAGTTTTCAACAATGGCTGCAAGACAGGGATCCCCTAAGTGGTATCCGGGATTTTGAAGCCGTGGATCGGCTGGCCCGGCAGCAGGGGTTTGAACTTATTTCCGATATTCGGATGCCTGCCAATAACCAGCTGATCAGTTGGCAAAAACTGGGCTAG
- a CDS encoding TonB-dependent receptor family protein, whose product MRSSSFFQPALIASAILAAISHTAVAKDTDDNIEHLTIFGSAQSVNDVPGSAHMITEEELDKFDFTDIMRTLTSVPGVYVLEEDGYGLRPNIGMRGTGQNRSEKVTIMEDNVLAAPAPYASPSAYYFPTSGRMQQVEVLKGTSSAMYGPRTTGGVINMLSRQIPDEALAGQFNVTTGEDGYAKMHAYAGGSGEQVASVFEVFRYQADGFKDINHSDRDTGFVKNDILAKVRFNSDKSATFYQELEFKVKYSDEDSDETYMGLTDTDFDADPYNRYSASQLDNMDTTHKQVQINHLIKINGRFDVMTTAYYNDFSRNWYKTSKVDGLSLGSGGIDAAAAFDKNSNGGTLSVDVKANSRDYISKGLQTVLNIDLDDHQLKFGARYHEDEMDRFQWVDKYTLDQNYQMMLDDDGAGVPGSDSNRIDSAEALALFVHDEYTLGNFIINAGLRYEDITLERHDWGKSDSARSLTPAHKKNTVDVWLPSLAVTYKVNEELVLLGGIQKGFAPPAPGNEDAEDEESINYEFGLRYNNDKLHAEAIAFFSDYDNMHGNCTASQGCDDDNIGNQYNAGEVEVKGLEVKAGYEFEVANLLIPVDLTYTLTDTEFLNSFESNLDTWGGVTKGDELPYVPENQLQFSAGLVGDNWRGDILVRYMDEMRTQAGSGNIANEQAIDSRTVVDLAGHYNLTANQELTLNIDNLFDKEYATTRTHGSLMAGKPRTMSIGYKYSF is encoded by the coding sequence ATGCGTAGTTCATCGTTTTTTCAACCGGCTTTAATTGCCTCGGCAATTTTAGCTGCGATAAGTCACACTGCTGTAGCCAAAGACACAGATGATAATATAGAGCATCTGACTATTTTTGGCAGTGCCCAGTCAGTAAATGATGTGCCTGGAAGCGCCCATATGATCACGGAAGAAGAGCTGGACAAGTTTGATTTCACCGATATCATGCGTACCTTAACCTCAGTGCCCGGCGTTTATGTGCTGGAAGAAGACGGTTACGGTTTACGTCCCAACATAGGAATGCGCGGCACAGGACAGAATCGCAGTGAAAAAGTAACTATCATGGAAGACAATGTTTTAGCGGCCCCTGCGCCCTATGCTTCACCTTCAGCCTATTACTTCCCGACATCGGGTCGTATGCAGCAGGTAGAAGTGCTTAAAGGGACTTCCAGCGCCATGTATGGTCCGCGCACCACAGGTGGTGTGATCAACATGTTATCCCGTCAGATCCCCGATGAAGCGCTTGCCGGCCAGTTTAACGTGACAACCGGTGAAGACGGTTACGCGAAAATGCATGCCTACGCCGGCGGTTCCGGTGAGCAGGTTGCTTCGGTTTTTGAGGTGTTCCGTTATCAGGCCGATGGTTTTAAAGACATTAACCACAGCGATCGTGATACCGGTTTTGTAAAAAATGATATTTTAGCGAAAGTGCGTTTTAACAGCGATAAGAGCGCGACTTTCTATCAAGAGCTGGAATTTAAAGTGAAGTACTCGGATGAAGATTCCGATGAAACTTATATGGGATTAACGGATACGGATTTTGATGCCGATCCCTATAACCGTTATTCAGCTTCGCAGCTGGATAATATGGATACTACCCATAAGCAGGTGCAAATTAACCATTTAATTAAAATTAATGGTCGTTTTGATGTGATGACCACGGCTTATTACAATGACTTTAGCCGTAACTGGTATAAAACCAGTAAAGTTGATGGTTTGAGCCTGGGTAGCGGCGGCATTGATGCCGCAGCGGCTTTTGATAAAAATTCAAACGGCGGCACTTTAAGTGTTGATGTTAAAGCCAACAGCCGGGACTATATTTCCAAAGGGCTGCAAACGGTATTGAATATTGATCTGGATGACCATCAGCTGAAATTTGGCGCCCGCTACCACGAAGATGAAATGGACCGTTTCCAGTGGGTGGACAAATATACCTTAGATCAGAATTATCAAATGATGCTTGATGATGATGGTGCAGGTGTGCCCGGCAGTGACTCTAACCGTATTGACAGTGCTGAAGCATTAGCCTTATTTGTGCATGACGAATACACCCTGGGCAACTTTATCATTAATGCCGGATTGCGCTATGAAGACATTACCCTGGAGCGTCATGACTGGGGTAAATCGGATAGTGCCCGTTCATTGACCCCGGCCCATAAGAAAAATACCGTAGATGTCTGGTTGCCGTCACTGGCAGTGACCTATAAGGTAAATGAAGAATTGGTATTACTTGGTGGCATTCAAAAAGGTTTTGCGCCACCGGCTCCGGGTAATGAAGATGCAGAGGACGAGGAAAGCATCAACTATGAATTTGGTTTACGTTATAACAACGACAAGCTGCATGCTGAAGCCATTGCCTTCTTCTCTGACTACGACAATATGCACGGCAACTGTACCGCCAGCCAAGGCTGTGATGATGACAATATAGGTAATCAATACAATGCCGGTGAAGTGGAAGTTAAAGGGCTTGAAGTCAAAGCCGGTTACGAATTTGAAGTGGCTAACTTGCTGATACCGGTTGATCTGACCTATACCCTGACCGATACAGAATTCCTTAACAGTTTTGAGTCAAACCTTGATACCTGGGGCGGCGTTACTAAAGGGGATGAGTTACCTTATGTACCTGAAAATCAGTTACAGTTCTCTGCAGGCCTGGTAGGCGACAACTGGCGCGGTGATATCTTAGTGCGTTATATGGATGAAATGCGTACCCAGGCCGGTAGCGGTAACATTGCCAACGAGCAGGCGATTGACAGCCGTACCGTGGTAGACCTGGCCGGCCATTATAACCTGACGGCTAACCAGGAGCTGACCCTGAATATCGATAACCTGTTTGATAAGGAATATGCGACCACCCGTACCCATGGCTCTTTAATGGCAGGTAAACCTCGTACCATGAGCATAGGTTATAAATACAGCTTCTAA
- a CDS encoding MltA domain-containing protein, with protein sequence MVSKGGKIKSVIVSLFALNIFIPTALGLSFSQESSPELGQLKGFKGSELCRVAENTRYYLETQPQDHFAVHPGKMINNQVTMDKVQQTLAFICRTYREDVRAKRNSRLHDKAFLTEHFRFVRWLPDKKTATEIAGKSSNAAKSRMLNGIPEDEIFLTKYYTKLLDGSPVKTGQYDQALYALPEDEQGLSLAQAEGKKEQLTRFRFSRQQVIAGALLKDKLAKPLVWLTEEALHDVLLQGTGVLKVDGKIRYFNVHRNNGISYDYSIGKREQPRYWYFVETPEIMGYGHDQPSKIAIKPQVTFAGNIAALGVGKLIMVSYLDNNQQVSRLGILADQGGAFDNNLFQLDLLVDSYRGWSDYHSHNAHLPDYARAWILLLK encoded by the coding sequence ATGGTGAGTAAGGGGGGGAAAATCAAGTCTGTTATCGTGAGCTTGTTTGCTCTTAATATTTTTATTCCGACAGCTTTAGGGTTAAGTTTTTCGCAAGAGTCTTCGCCTGAATTGGGGCAATTAAAGGGGTTTAAGGGCAGTGAACTTTGCCGGGTGGCGGAAAATACCCGCTATTATCTTGAGACCCAGCCACAAGACCATTTTGCCGTGCACCCCGGCAAGATGATCAATAACCAGGTTACTATGGACAAAGTGCAGCAAACGCTGGCTTTTATTTGCCGTACTTACCGGGAAGATGTGCGGGCGAAACGTAATAGCCGCTTGCACGATAAAGCATTCCTAACGGAGCATTTTCGGTTTGTCCGTTGGTTGCCGGATAAAAAAACAGCGACGGAAATAGCCGGAAAAAGTAGCAATGCCGCGAAATCGAGAATGTTAAATGGTATTCCCGAAGATGAAATTTTTCTCACCAAATATTATACCAAATTACTTGACGGCAGCCCGGTCAAAACCGGGCAATATGATCAGGCGCTTTATGCCCTGCCGGAAGATGAACAAGGGCTTAGTTTAGCGCAGGCTGAGGGGAAAAAAGAGCAGTTAACCCGGTTTCGTTTTAGCCGTCAGCAGGTCATTGCCGGTGCCCTGCTCAAAGACAAGCTGGCAAAACCTCTGGTATGGCTGACGGAGGAGGCGCTGCATGATGTCTTGCTGCAGGGTACCGGGGTGTTAAAGGTCGATGGCAAGATCCGTTATTTTAATGTCCACCGTAATAACGGCATAAGCTATGACTACAGCATAGGAAAACGGGAACAGCCAAGATATTGGTATTTTGTAGAAACGCCGGAAATTATGGGATACGGCCATGATCAGCCCAGTAAAATTGCCATCAAGCCGCAGGTGACCTTTGCCGGTAACATTGCCGCTCTTGGCGTGGGAAAATTGATCATGGTCAGTTACCTGGATAATAACCAGCAAGTCAGCCGGCTGGGGATCTTGGCGGATCAGGGAGGCGCTTTTGACAATAACCTTTTTCAACTGGATTTGTTGGTGGACAGTTATCGGGGCTGGTCTGATTATCATAGCCACAATGCCCATTTACCCGACTACGCCAGGGCCTGGATTTTGTTATTGAAGTAA
- a CDS encoding pseudouridine synthase, with the protein MRLDKFLCKSTEFSREQAREFIFGGHVRVNGEMLTDPAKQVHENNDILFKGNRLKARDSRYIMMNKPSGTICSNVDENYPSIFSLLDFDRIDDLHLAGRLDVDTTGLVFITDDGRWSQQIISPKNQCYKTYLVGLRNPLAEGVSRQFASGLQLQGEKDLTLPARLQIITRQQVLLSIMEGKYHQVKRMFAAIGNKVVSLHRQQIGDIALDATLQPGQWRYLTPDEVSCFSSPAFGEEQTGKS; encoded by the coding sequence ATGCGTCTCGATAAATTTCTTTGTAAAAGTACTGAGTTTTCCCGTGAACAGGCCAGGGAATTCATCTTCGGCGGCCATGTCCGGGTTAATGGTGAAATGCTTACCGACCCGGCGAAACAGGTACATGAAAATAATGACATTCTGTTTAAAGGTAACAGGTTAAAGGCCCGTGATTCCCGTTATATCATGATGAATAAGCCATCAGGGACCATATGTTCGAATGTCGATGAAAACTATCCTTCGATTTTTAGCTTATTAGATTTTGACCGTATCGATGATTTGCATCTTGCGGGCCGGCTGGATGTGGATACTACCGGACTGGTCTTTATCACCGATGACGGCCGCTGGTCACAACAGATTATCTCTCCAAAAAATCAATGTTATAAAACCTATCTTGTGGGACTGAGAAATCCGCTTGCCGAGGGGGTTAGCCGTCAATTTGCATCAGGCCTTCAATTGCAGGGAGAAAAGGATTTAACCTTACCCGCCAGGCTGCAGATTATTACGCGGCAGCAAGTGTTACTGTCGATTATGGAAGGTAAGTACCATCAGGTAAAACGTATGTTTGCAGCAATTGGTAATAAGGTTGTGAGTTTGCACCGCCAGCAAATAGGGGATATCGCTTTAGATGCCACGTTACAACCCGGACAATGGCGTTATTTAACCCCGGATGAAGTATCATGTTTTTCATCCCCCGCTTTTGGGGAAGAGCAGACTGGAAAGTCGTGA
- a CDS encoding YicC/YloC family endoribonuclease, translating into MIHSMTGFARYEVKGEWGNAVWEIRSVNQRFLETYFRLPEQFRGIEPVLRERFRKRLNRGKVECHLRFTANPAAKSNLTLNKNLAEQLLQHANWVNEQTLNSQINPLEIMRWPGVMEAEESDINAIQADILVGFDAALKEFISARGNEGDNLKALIEQRLEAIVVEAEKVKTMMPEIILWQRNRITEKFAEANLELDATRVEQELVLLAQKMDVDEEIDRLFSHVKETRNILKKGGPQGRRLDFMMQEFNREANTLGSKSINADITNSAVELKVLIEQMREQIQNIE; encoded by the coding sequence ATGATCCATAGCATGACCGGCTTCGCCCGTTATGAAGTCAAAGGTGAGTGGGGCAACGCGGTATGGGAAATCCGCTCGGTAAACCAACGTTTTCTGGAAACCTACTTCCGCTTACCCGAACAGTTTCGCGGCATAGAGCCGGTATTACGTGAGCGTTTTCGCAAGCGGTTAAATCGCGGTAAGGTGGAATGCCATTTACGCTTTACAGCCAACCCTGCCGCAAAAAGTAATTTAACGCTTAATAAAAATTTAGCCGAGCAGTTGCTGCAACACGCCAACTGGGTCAATGAACAAACCCTTAACAGCCAGATCAACCCGCTGGAAATTATGCGCTGGCCTGGGGTGATGGAGGCGGAAGAATCGGATATCAATGCCATTCAGGCGGATATTCTGGTGGGCTTTGATGCCGCCCTGAAGGAATTTATCAGCGCCCGCGGCAACGAAGGTGATAACCTTAAAGCCCTGATTGAACAACGGCTTGAAGCTATAGTGGTTGAGGCGGAAAAAGTGAAAACCATGATGCCGGAAATCATTCTATGGCAACGTAACCGCATAACCGAAAAGTTTGCTGAAGCAAACCTTGAGCTGGACGCTACCCGGGTAGAGCAGGAGCTGGTGCTGCTGGCGCAAAAAATGGATGTCGATGAAGAAATCGATCGCTTATTCAGCCATGTCAAAGAAACCCGCAATATCCTGAAAAAGGGCGGCCCGCAGGGACGACGCCTGGATTTTATGATGCAGGAGTTTAACCGCGAAGCCAATACTTTGGGGTCTAAGTCCATTAATGCCGATATCACCAACAGTGCGGTGGAATTGAAGGTATTAATCGAGCAGATGCGCGAGCAGATCCAGAATATAGAATAA